From Pseudomonadota bacterium:
GCCGGAGTTGATATCGCTCTGTTTTCCGCCGGCGGCTCGATCAGTGAAAAATTCGCTCCGGCCGCCGTGCGTAGCGGCGCGGTAGTTATCGACAATAGCAATGCTTTTCGCATGGAGGCGGATGTGCCCCTGGTGGTCCCTGAAGTAAATTCCTGGGCGATTGCCGATTTCAGGAACCGGGGAATTATCGCCAATCCGAATTGCTCGACTATTCAGATGGTGGTCGCTTTGAAGCCGATTTATGATGCGGTCGGGATTCGTCGGATCGTGGTCTCGACTTATCAGGCGGTTTCCGGCACCGGCAAGAAGGCGATCGAAGAGCTGGAAAAACAGGTTCTGGCGCTGTTTAATCAGGAAGCCGATCTCCCGGTTAAGGTTTATCCGCATCAGATTGCTTTCAACTGTCTGCCTCATATCGATGTCTTTCTTGAAAACGGTTATTCCCGGGAAGAAATGAAAATGGTGCGGGAGACCAAGAAAATTTTTGGCGATGACAGTATCGGGGTGACCGCGACAGCGGTGCGGGTTCCGGTTTTTTACAGCCATTCCGAATCAATCAATATCGAGACCGATGAAAAGATCTCTGTGGCGGAGGTTCGGGCATTGATGGAACGGGCGCCGGGGGTGCGCCTGGTTGACGAGCTGGCCCATAATCTTTACCCCATGGCGATTGATGCCGCCGGTCAGGATGACACCCTGGTCGGTCGGATTCGGGAGGATGAATCCATTGATAATGGCATCAACTTATGGGTGGTCGCTGACAATA
This genomic window contains:
- a CDS encoding aspartate-semialdehyde dehydrogenase — translated: MKKTGYNVAVVGATGAVGNEMMATLEERDFPVAELKLLASARSAGKTYVFKGVEYAVEELTENSFAGVDIALFSAGGSISEKFAPAAVRSGAVVIDNSNAFRMEADVPLVVPEVNSWAIADFRNRGIIANPNCSTIQMVVALKPIYDAVGIRRIVVSTYQAVSGTGKKAIEELEKQVLALFNQEADLPVKVYPHQIAFNCLPHIDVFLENGYSREEMKMVRETKKIFGDDSIGVTATAVRVPVFYSHSESINIETDEKISVAEVRALMERAPGVRLVDELAHNLYPMAIDAAGQDDTLVGRIREDESIDNGINLWVVADNIRKGAALNAVQIAEILIREYL